From the Hymenobacter yonginensis genome, one window contains:
- a CDS encoding heavy-metal-associated domain-containing protein, producing MMNSLKFLLLSAISLVSFSTQAQTAVPAKAKGPGTEQVKLKTSAVCDMCKTRLEKAMAYEKGVQAAVLDVPSQVLTVSYRPDKTTPAALRSAVQKTGYDADSQPAEARAYDRLPDCCKKTNAVHTGGE from the coding sequence ATGATGAACTCTCTGAAATTCCTTCTGCTTTCGGCTATCAGCCTCGTTTCTTTCAGCACCCAGGCTCAGACGGCCGTCCCCGCCAAAGCCAAAGGCCCCGGCACGGAACAGGTGAAGCTGAAAACCTCGGCCGTGTGCGACATGTGCAAAACGCGCCTCGAAAAGGCCATGGCCTACGAAAAAGGCGTGCAGGCCGCCGTGCTCGACGTACCTAGCCAAGTGCTCACCGTCAGCTACCGCCCCGACAAAACCACCCCGGCTGCCCTCCGCTCGGCCGTGCAGAAAACCGGCTACGACGCCGACAGCCAGCCCGCCGAGGCCCGCGCCTACGACCGGCTGCCCGACTGCTGCAAGAAAACCAACGCCGTGCACACCGGCGGCGAGTAA